A genomic stretch from Leptotrichia sp. HSP-536 includes:
- a CDS encoding tetratricopeptide repeat protein, whose product MNEKEMNIDETESKKERIGELLEKREEYANNGEIEKEIEVLRELRILFKSVFGVESEENIKILTELGNSLKYIGKFKEAIRLLARAENIIIKKYGEDSMAFVMCNANMAEVYRIMRNYDKVEEKYFKAIKTYKKNNFKNTYIFAGICNNLGLVYEENKCYQDSINWQKRALKELKDLRDRDSEIQSAIVLSNMVKPYVKLKEKELAEITMDETLGILKKEIGEYSTLYSNILNNWSNVYFEDKDYKKSLELLEKCEKICRIMLGTENKNYGDILKKIETVKKEVNKKKIEQYVWKNQIIKKVKN is encoded by the coding sequence ATGAATGAAAAAGAAATGAACATAGATGAAACAGAGAGCAAAAAAGAAAGAATCGGAGAATTACTGGAAAAACGAGAAGAATATGCAAATAATGGGGAAATTGAAAAGGAAATTGAAGTTCTAAGAGAATTACGGATTTTGTTTAAAAGTGTTTTTGGAGTAGAAAGTGAAGAAAATATAAAAATTTTGACTGAGTTGGGAAATTCCTTAAAATATATTGGAAAATTTAAAGAAGCGATAAGGCTTTTGGCAAGGGCAGAGAACATTATTATTAAAAAATATGGAGAAGACAGTATGGCTTTTGTTATGTGTAATGCAAATATGGCAGAAGTTTATAGAATTATGAGAAATTATGATAAAGTTGAAGAAAAATATTTTAAAGCAATAAAGACATATAAGAAAAATAATTTCAAAAATACTTATATATTTGCAGGAATTTGTAATAATCTGGGACTGGTTTATGAAGAAAATAAGTGTTATCAGGACTCTATAAATTGGCAAAAGAGAGCCTTGAAAGAATTAAAAGATTTGAGAGACAGAGATAGTGAGATACAAAGTGCAATTGTATTGAGCAATATGGTAAAACCGTATGTAAAACTTAAAGAAAAAGAACTTGCTGAAATTACGATGGATGAAACTTTGGGAATATTGAAAAAAGAAATAGGAGAATACAGTACTCTTTATTCAAATATTTTAAATAATTGGTCGAATGTATATTTTGAAGATAAAGATTATAAAAAATCATTAGAATTGCTAGAAAAATGTGAAAAAATTTGTAGAATTATGTTAGGAACAGAAAATAAAAATTATGGAGATATTTTAAAAAAAATAGAAACTGTTAAAAAAGAAGTCAACAAGAAGAAA